From the Halichoerus grypus chromosome 3, mHalGry1.hap1.1, whole genome shotgun sequence genome, one window contains:
- the DEFB135 gene encoding beta-defensin 135 has translation MKSLLLVLVVLVLLSCVPPVKSGPNMYIRRIFSTCWRTKGVCKKSCGKREEYHIFCDSAFLCCIDKKYLPIQVGK, from the exons ATGAAGAGCTTACTCTTGGTCCTTGTGGTCCTTGTCTTGCTCTCCTGTGTTCCACCag TTAAAAGTGGACCAAATATGTATATAAGAAGAATCTTTTCTACATGTTGGCGAACTAAAGGTGTTTGCAAGAAATCATGTGGAAAACGTGAAGAATATCATATTTTTTGTGATAGTGCTTTTCTGTGCTGCATTGACAAAAAGTATTTACCTATACAGGTTGGAAAATAA
- the DEFB134 gene encoding beta-defensin 134: MKPLLIVFVLLFFWDPVVAGLNPLASEMHRKCYGNGICRLECSTSEMLVAYCMFQLECCVKGNPDP; the protein is encoded by the exons ATGAAGCCTCTCCTCATTGTGTTTGTCTTGCTCTTCTTTTGGGACCCAGTGGTGGCAG gcTTGAATCCACTGGCATCAGAAATGCACAGGAAATGCTATGGGAATGGTATCTGCAGACTTGAGTGCTCTACAAGTGAAATGTTAGTTGCCTACTGTATGTTTCAACTGGAATGCTGTGTCAAAGGAAACCCAGACCCCTGA